One genomic segment of Trichoplusia ni isolate ovarian cell line Hi5 chromosome 5, tn1, whole genome shotgun sequence includes these proteins:
- the LOC113494347 gene encoding NACHT and WD repeat domain-containing protein 2 has product MGNSCSSGQAHKDKDNVSQHSEEYTVSTGDSDRSNCCSRRSPSYRVTKPSMDASAEPQPLPAHHLLEPSSSFKEKPQLKGPHRPVGSSVSDSISLSSPVACTSPREELEGPPMPSAVSALPEEHRCCLLGKVTGVRARRRRAMLIYVCAADSQDCCAEKGALQCGAAARLRVRARRRGWRVHVADLHWRSPLEQQRDHRFPVLCIAELARQSELGAVVPVLFLNSGLGTPLLPHTLECADFKAALETAEEECDKALLNKWYSLDSTTTPPCYRLVRGAPARWRREMAKTLNVLVRTLPQEACDAYLTTVVEQEVQHTVLMSVEAARRCVWVCRAGGAPPPADAPDDTAHAHELQRRLNNLQKDLKQHLSERNVIRASVRGRLAPGGEDNYTEGVSSALAERLEALLDALVADNDAPAGYNGIPTTLFDEINEHLSFCQKASQCTSNREITLNELKTYITGDSTVPLALIGGAGCGKATLVARAVTMAHTYQPDLAVIVRFVGLTPQSSSSHQLLKSIVDQCHVLLTGTVYRGRNDVFSLSAALPQLLGGVGRARGALLCVVGADALRAARWLPERLPHNVKMIVTVTEEKDEPSSSAIMAVLSSEDGPRVVRAPPVGADEARAVLVACAAAYSKTGAAEPPPAAVRAVQKCTLPLYAKILAWQISLSAETFTELSEPETTPELVICEDLEGQLTQILITTEAALGADRVKTCLALLTASRRGLDDTEILDILAHDELFRSEETYLPWAPASLVWPQLGALLSPWLRWDARGAARWRDAALASAASDRYLPDGGLAVRHTLIDYYEGKWYAENDPKMAGRLVSQENKFSEEYYNTRKLDELPFQHYHIYKEQPETFASQPYFTQLECVHDKLAATDCCHFLEDIALVHIDPLPEHIEVLKDVFETHSYALDYDHRQFYGRLRMTMEKRQRNGMQIKSKIVQEWMKAVREPPVPTFYPENEDFWKIMDTKDKRDFSLSEGFDTKTYDLIVRFDSRGKFVATVSTEREEICVWDVTKCKLVRKMVGVTHPINLVPIDEYNCVVLCRRELRVYNLDQGTFLVALKGVMNQKMPYYGLHDPKHLVALSRNRMYVNLMNIETGDCVTTFKAGEDRFLNSLLVSGDGRVLVCGDETQKPFPLLVWSLTSRKLLYDLRIPHHDFITSKAAITYEGSYVCVVSRELDEPSPNFIVVYDLQSGTLFKKWKPGCDTVALAISSVDGCVVSGLADTRILVWDLVTGNCRLTLRGHVSAASQLRLAKAGGVLMSADDSCRDLSVRLWDLHTGKLIAVYTPPERITSCEVLLGGSVLALAMENYKEVLCVKLHGPPVESVVSAKEVEYDDREYGDETLEGKAFDVKGLENS; this is encoded by the exons GTCGAACTGCTGCTCGCGCAGGTCGCCGTCGTACCGCGTCACGAAGCCGTCGATGGACGCGAGCGCGGAGCCGCAGCCGCTGCCCGCGCACCACCTGCTCGAGCCCTCCTCCTCCTTCAAGGAGAAGCCGCAGCTGAAGGGCCCGCATCGACCAGTCGGCTCCAGTGTCTCAG ACTCGATCTCCCTGTCTTCGCCGGTGGCATGCACGTCCCCTCGCGAGGAGTTGGAGGGCCCGCCCATGCCGAGCGCGGTGTCGGCGCTACCGGAGGAGCACCGCTGCTGCCTGCTCGGCAAGGTCACCGGCGTGCGGGCTCGCAGGCGCCGGGCCATGCTCATCTACGTGTGTGCTGCTGACTCGCAGG ACTGCTGCGCAGAGAAAGGCGCTCTGCagtgcggcgcggcggcgcggctgcGGGTGCGCGCGCGGCGTCGCGGCTGGCGCGTGCACGTCGCCGACCTGCACTGGCGCTCGCCACTCGAGCAGCAGCGAGACCATCGGTTCCCGGTGCTGTGTATCGCTGAGCTAGCTC GGCAATCGGAGCTGGGCGCGGTGGTCCCGGTGCTGTTCCTGAACTCGGGGCTGGGCACGCCGCTGCTGCCGCACACGCTGGAGTGCGCTGACTTCAAGGCGGCGCTCGAGACTGCCGAGGAGGAGTGCGACAAGGCTCTGCTTAATAAATG GTACAGTCTAGACTCGACGACGACGCCGCCGTGCTACCGGCTGGTGCGGGGCGCGCCGGCCCGCTGGCGCCGCGAGATGGCCAAGACACTGAACGTGCTGGTGCGGACTCTGCCACAGGAGGCCTGTGATGCCTACCTCACTACTGTGGTCGAACAG GAGGTACAGCACACGGTGCTGATGAGCGTggaggcggcgcggcgctgcgTGTGGGTGTGCCGCGCGgggggcgcgccgccgcccgccgacgCGCCCGACGACACCGCGCACGCGCACGAGCTGCAGCGGAGGCTCAACAACCTGCAGAAGGATCTCAAG CAACACCTGAGCGAGCGCAACGTGATCCGCGCGAGTGTCCGCGGGCGTCTGGCGCCGGGCGGCGAGGACAACTACACCGAGGGCGTCAGCAGCGCGCTGGCCGAGCGCCTCGAGGCGCTGCTGGACGCGCTCGTGGCGGACAACGACGCGCCCGCTGGGTACAACGGGATACCTACCAC CTTGTTCGACGAAATAAACGAACACCTGTCGTTCTGTCAGAAGGCGTCGCAATGTACCTCCAACAGAGAGATCACACTCAACGAGCTCAAAAC GTACATAACTGGTGACAGCACAGTACCGCTGGCGTTAATTGGCGGCGCTGGTTGCGGTAAGGCGACGCTAGTGGCTCGCGCTGTTACTATGGCGCATACATACCAACCAGATCTCGCTGTTATTGTCAG GTTCGTAGGTCTAACGCCGCAGTCGAGCAGCTCCCACCAGCTGCTCAAGTCTATCGTGGATCAGTGTCATGTTCTGCTGACCGGGACTGTTTATAGAGGACGTAAT GACGTGTTCTCCCTGTCGGCGGCGCTGCCGCAGCTGCTGGGCGGCGTGGGGCGCGCGCGCGGGGCGCTGCTGTGCGTGGTGGGCGCCGACGCGCTGCGGGCCGCGCGCTGGCTGCCCGAGAGGCTGCCGCACAACGTCAAGATGATCGTCACCGTCACTGAAG AAAAAGACGAGCCGTCCAGCTCAGCCATCATGGCGGTGCTGTCGTCGGAGGACGGTCCCCGCGTGGTGCGCGCGCCGCCGGTGGGCGCGGACGAGGCGCGCGCCGTGCTGGTGGCGTGCGCCGCCGCCTACAGCAAGACCGGCGCCGCCgagccgccgcccgccgccgtcAGGGCCGTGCAGAAGTGCACCTTGCCGCTATACGCTAAG ATCCTGGCATGGCAGATCTCGTTATCAGCAGAAACCTTCACGGAACTGTCCGAACCTGAAACAACTCCAGAGCTGGTGATCTGTGAGGACTTGGAGGGGCAGCTGACGCAGATCCTGATCACCACGGAGGCGGCGCTGGGCGCTGACCGAGTGAAGACCTGTCTAGCGCTGCTGACGGCATCCAGGAGGGGCCTGGATGATACCGAGATCCTGGATATACTGGCTCATGATGAACTGTTCAGGAGTGAGGAGACTTATT TGCCGTGGGCGCCGGCGTCGCTGGTGTGGCCGCAGCTGGGCGCGCTGCTGTCGCCGTGGCTGCGCTGGGacgcgcgcggcgcggcgcgctggCGGGACGCCGCGCTCGCCTCCGCCGCCAGCGACCGCTACCTGCCCGACGGCGGGCTCGCTGTGCGACACACGCTTATTGACTATTATGAG GGTAAATGGTACGCAGAAAACGATCCAAAGATGGCTGGCCGTCTGGTATCACAGGAGAACAAGTTTTCTGAGGAATA TTACAACACACGGAAACTCGACGAGCTGCCGTTCCAGCACTACCACATATACAAGGAGCAGCCCGAGACGTTCGCCAGCCAGCCATACTTCACGCAGCTGGAGTGCGTGCACGACAAGCTGGCGGCCACCGACTGCTGCCACTTCCTCGAAGACATCGCGCTCGTCCACATCGACCCCCTACCAGAACACATCGAAGTACTCAAAGACGTTTTCGAAACCCACTCCTACGCATTGGATTACGACCATCGACAGTTTTATGGGAGATTGCGAATGACAATGGAGAAACGGCAGCGCAATGGAATGCAAATCAAGAGTAAGATCGTTCAGGAGTGGATGAAGGCGGTACGGGAGCCTCCGGTGCCAACCTTCTATCCGGAGAATGAAGATTTCTGGAAGATCATGGATACTAAGGATAAGCGGGACTTCTCTCTGAGTGAGGGTTTCGACACGAAGACGTATGATTTGATCGTGAGGTTCGATAGTAGAGGCAAGTTTGTGGCGACCGTGTCTACCGAACGAGAGGAGATCTGTGTGTGGGATGTTACCAA ATGCAAGCTGGTGCGGAAGATGGTGGGAGTGACCCACCCCATCAACCTGGTTCCGATCGACGAGTACAACTGCGTGGTGTTGTGTCGCCGAGAGCTCAGGGTTTACAATCTCGATCAG GGCACGTTCCTGGTGGCACTGAAAGGCGTGATGAACCAGAAGATGCCGTACTACGGGCTGCACGACCCCAAGCACCTGGTCGCGCTCTCCCGGAACCGGATGTACGTGAATCTCATGAACATTGAGACTG GTGACTGTGTGACCACGTTCAAGGCTGGTGAAGATAGATTCCTGAACTCTCTACTGGTTTCGGGTGATGGAAG GGTGCTGGTCTGCGGTGATGAGACACAGAAGCCGTTCCCGCTGCTGGTGTGGTCGCTGACGTCACGCAAGCTGCTCTACGACCTGCGGATACCACACCACGACTTCATCACCTCCAAGGCTGCTATCACTTATGAAG GTTCCTACGTCTGCGTGGTATCCCGGGAGTTGGACGAGCCGAGCCCGAACTTCATCGTAGTGTACGACCTGCAGTCCGGTACACTCTTCAAGAAGTGGAAGCCTGGCTGCGACACCGTGGCGTTGGCCATCAGCTCCGTGGACGGCTGTGTCGTGTCAGGGTTGGCTGATACCAGGATACTGGTTTGGGATCTCGTTACTG GTAACTGTCGGCTGACGCTACGCGGGCACGTGTCCGCGGCCTCACAGCTGCGGCTCGCCAAGGCAGGTGGCGTGCTCATGTCAGCTGACGACTCCTGTCGAGACCTGTCTGTCAGGCTGTGGGACCTGCACACTG GTAAGCTGATAGCAGTATACACACCGCCAGAAAGGATCACATCGTGCGAAGTCCTTCTCGGAGGTTCAGTCCTCGCTCTGGCCATGGAGAACTACAAAGAGGTTCTATGCGTGAAGCTTCACGGTCCACCCGTCGAGTCAGTGGTCAGTGCCAAGGAGGTGGAATATGACGACAGGGAGTATGGCGACGAGACATTGGAGGGCAAGGCCTTTGACGTAAAGGGTCTGGAGAACTCATAG